A genomic segment from Spinacia oleracea cultivar Varoflay chromosome 3, BTI_SOV_V1, whole genome shotgun sequence encodes:
- the LOC110777086 gene encoding red chlorophyll catabolite reductase, chloroplastic translates to MALIISHFPLSLTSKTSPSSFTPCNSSSISLPKSRFPTSTVSRYCGASTVSQMDSGRPRFMDFPYASPPIKDLMIDLISTVESSLDSLLLPCTLPQDVQYFQNQSGTAHASLLLRSGSPSSTIDFILGSWLHCELPTGGALNITSFSSYMNNSTDAPHLVIEFIQSSPTSLVLILDLPPRKDLILHPEYLKTFYEDSELEKQRQVLDKIPEVQPYVSPSLYIRSVFSPTAIVVKVDTSESGGDKLEEILRDEVSNVAKQVLGIWLELCVLGGKRDVGDDEKVWLKKRDSLFKSKSIETDIGSTLPRMFGQEITDRVLGVLQASL, encoded by the exons ATGGCTCTAATTATCTCCCACTTCCCCCTTTCTCTAACCTCAAAaacatcaccatcatcattcaCACCTTGCAATTCTTCTTCGATTTCACTACCCAAATCAAGGTTTCCTACCTCAACTGTTTCCCGTTATTGTGGAGCATCAACAGTTTCTCAAATGGACAGCGGACGGCCAAGATTCATGGATTTCCCCTACGCATCACCACCCATCAAAGATCTGATGATTGATTTGATATCAACGGTGGAGAGCAGCCTGGATTCATTGCTCCTACCATGTACCCTTCCACAGGATGTCCAGTACTTCCAAAACCAAAGTGGGACCGCTCATGCTTCCCTTCTTCTTCGCTCTGGTTCTCCTTCCTCCACG ATTGACTTCATTTTAGGATCATGGTTACATTGTGAACTACCAACAGGAGGAGCTTTAAACATCACAAGCTTTTCTTCATACATGAATAACTCAACCGATGCACCACACTTAGTAATTGAGTTCATCCAAAGTAGTCCAACATCTTTGGTTCTAATCCTCGATCTACCTCCTCGAAAGGACCTTATACTTCACCCCGAATATCTAAAAACCTTTTATGAAGATTCCGAGCTAGAAAAGCAAAGACAAGTACTCGATAAAATCCCTGAAGTTCAACCTTACGTCTCACCTTCACTCTACATTCGTTCAGTCTTCTCTCCTACTGCTATTGTGGTTAAAGTGGATACTTCCGAGAGTGGAGGAGATAAATTGGAGGAGATTTTGAGGGATGAAGTTAGTAATGTGGCAAAACAAGTGTTGGGGATATGGTTGGAGTTGTGTGTTTTAGGAGGAAAAAGAGATGTTGGAGATGATGAGAAGGTTTGGTTGAAGAAGAGGGATAGTTTGTTTAAGAGTAAGAGTATTGAGACTGATATAGGATCTACTTTGCCTCGTATGTTTGGTCAAGAAATTACTGATCGTGTTTTGGGAGTTCTGCAGGCATCACTGTAA